A segment of the Salmo trutta chromosome 3, fSalTru1.1, whole genome shotgun sequence genome:
TGGAGTCATCCATGCAGTGCGCTCTTTTGACTACGAGCAGATCAAGGATTTCCAGTTCCGCGTAAAAGCGCAGGATGGAGGCTCCCCTCCTCTCAGTAGCAATGTGACTGTGAAAATAATGATCCAGGACCAGAACGACAACGCGCCTCAGGTTCTGTACCCAGTCCAGACTAGCAGCTCTCTGGTGGCTGAAATGGTACCTCGTTCAGCAGATGTGGGCTATCTTGTTACTAAAGTGGTGGCTGTTGATGTGGACTCTGGACAGAATGCCTGGCTCTCGTATAAACTGCAGAAAGCGACAGACAGGGCGCTGTTTGAAGTGGGATTACAGAATGGGGAAATAAGAACTATACGCCAAGTCAATGATAAGGATGCTGTGAAACAAAGGCTCACTGTTGTAGTGGAGGACAACGGGCAGCCCTCTCGTTCAGCTACAGTCAATGTTAACGTGGCGGTGGCGGACAGCTTCCCTGAAGTGCTCTCGGAGTTCACTGACTTTACGCACGACAAGGAGTACAATGACAACCTGACTCTTTACTTAGTCTTGGCTTTGGCTGTAGTCTCATTTCTGTTCATCACATGTTTAGTGGTTATTATATCAGTGAAAATATACAGATGGAGACAGTCTCGCATCCTCTATCATTCCAACCTCCCGGTTATTCCATATTATCCACCGCGTTACGCAGACACTTTGGGGACAGGAACTCTACAGCACGTGTACAATTACGAGGTGTGCAGGACGACTGACTCCAGAAAGAGTGACTGTCAGTTCACCAGACCCTGTAGTCAGAACGTACTGATAATGGACCCCAGTTCTACAGGGACGATGCAGCGGATGCAGAGTGAACAGAACAtcctggatgaaccagactcaCCAATAGAGGTCTGTTATATTTGAATAATTTTTACTTTCCCTAAAACTGTATGTTTCATATATGTCTAAATATAGGCTATCGGTGATTTCACCTGTTTTAAATCAAGTCTGTGTACCTGGGAAGTTTCCATGGTCATAAATGCTCTATATTCCACTAATATGTGGCCATTTCAGCACCACGGCGTTGGACAGCGGTGGTTTGCAAATAATCTGTATTTCAGTCAGAGAGGCTGCAGTTTTCTAAAATAACAGTTTCACTTAACATGTATTATCTTTAGACCTTGTTTGTTCACATATCATTGACATATTGGTTTTCTTTTATCATTAATACATTGGCCTGTTTGTGTTGTTAGCATAGttgtactgtgttttatagtttgGAGACTCAAACTTTCCCAagtgtgtagctcagttggtagagcatggtgtttgcaacaccagggttgtgggttcgattcccacagcacagaaaaaaatgtatgatatgtatgaaattgtatgaaatgtatgcattcactactgtaagtcgctctggataagagcgtctgctaaatgactaaaatgtaaatatttaaaTTTTTTCAAAAGTATATCTGTAGTTCAGTGGATTGAACTCAGAGGGACGCTGTTGGTCAGTGTGTTGCAGTTCCATAACAAATTTGTCGCAGTACCTCCCCCATCATCTCGATAtattagacagagacagagcggcGCACAGAGCGCACAGTCCGGGTTACAGAGAACACTAATACCGACATACAGAGCTGCGATTCTCTTGTTCCAAAATGGTTTATTGCTGAGTCATTTTACTGTTGATGTTTTGAACTAGAAAAGAATGCGATATTACTGACTTATTTACGGATTATAACCTGCTTGTTGTTTCATGGTGAAGGGAAAATGTCGGACAGAACAATGACACGGCAAGTACTGTTGTTTATCTCGgtcctctctctcagttcagtacACGGGCAGGTCAGTTACTCCATTCCGGAGGAAATGGCGAAAGGCTCTTTAGTCGGTAACATAGCGCAGGATTTGGGTTTAGATATCAAAAGACTGAAATCAGGTAAAGCTCGTATTTATACTGGAGACAGCGCAGAATACATCGAGCTGAATAAAGAAAGGGGAGTTCTCCTTATCAAAGAGAGAATAGACCGTGAAGCGCTCTGCGGACAGACGACGCCTTGTGCACTAGATTTCCAGATCATTCTAGAGAACCCGATGGAATTTTATAGCATCACAATTGAGGTAACCGATGTAAACGATAATGCACCTGTGTTCATAAAGAGTGAAATTAAATTCAGAATTAGTGAGTCGGCCGTTACTGGAGCGAAATTTGCGCTAGAGAGGGCAATGGATCTGGATGTTGGTATTAATGGCCTCCAAAGCTATTCACTAAAACCGACCAATAATTTCATCTTGAAATTACAAAACCAACCTGATGGCGGAAAGACGGTGGAAATGGTTTTACAGAAACCTTTAGATCGAGAGAAACAGGACCAGCTGTCCTTAATATTAACCGCAATAGACGGAGGTGAGCCTCAGATGTCTGGAACAGTGCAGATTCATATTACTGTACTAGACGCCAATGATAATGCACCTGTTTTTACACAGGCTATCTACAAGGCTACCCTAAGAGAGAACTCGCCAAAGGGCACCGTTTTAATTTCTGTCAGTGCGTCTGATTCTGATCAAGGTTCCAATAGTAAAATACGTTATTCGATTTCCAATTCACAGGATGGTAATCACGAATTGTTTGAAATAAATGAGGATAACGGTGGGGTGAGATTAGTAGGAAATATTGATTATGAAAAGGCACGACAATATCAAATACATGTACAGGCCGGTGATGATGGAGGCCTCACCGATTCTTGTAAAATCATGGTCGACGTCGTTGATGAAAATGATAACAAACCAGCTATTAATGTGATGTCGAAGTCTAGTGTTATATCAGAGGACATTAATGCTGGTACTGTTGTGACAATGATAAACATTCAAGATCCAGACTCCAGTGAAAATGGCATTGTCCAGTGCGCGATAAACGAAAACATTCCCTTTATAATGAAATCGACATCTGTTAATTTCTTTACTGTAGTAACTGATAGTGACTTGGACCGAGAGAGAGACTCTGAGTATAACATCAGTGTGACGTGCTCTGATGAGGGCGTGCCCTCGCTCTCCAGCAGCGTCACTCTCACCTTACAGATATCAGATGTGAACGACAACGCGCCTGTCTTTGAGAGGAGCTCATATGAGGCCTACATTATAGAAAACAACACACCGGGCCTCTCTATATTCACAGTGAAAGCCAGAGACGCTGACTGGAACCAGAATGCCCGTGTTTCTTACATACTGGAGGACTCCTCGGTTAACGGAGTGCCCGTCTCCTCATATGTGTCCGTTAGTGCTGATAGTGGAGTCATCCATGCAGTGCGCTCTTTTGACTACGAGCAGATCAAGGATTTCCAGTTCCGCGTAAAAGCGCAAGATGGAGGCTCCCCTCCTCTCAGTAGCAATGTGACTGTGAAAATAATGATCCAGGACCAGAACGACAACGCGCCTCAGGTTCTGTATCCAGTCCAGACTAGCAGCTCTCTGGTGGCTGAAATGGTGCCTCGTTCAGCAGATGTGGGCTATCTTGTTACTAAAGTGGTGGCTGTTGATGTGGACTCTGGACAGAATGCCTGGCTCTCGTATAAACTGCAGAAAGCGACAGACAGGGCGCTGTTTGAAGTGGGATTACAGAATGGAGAAATAAGAACTATACGCCAAGTCAATGATAAAGATGCTGTGAAACAAAGGCTCACTGTTGTAGTGGAGGACAACGGGCAGCCCTCTCGTTCAGCTACAGTCAATGTTAACGTGGCGGTGGCGGACAGCTTCCCTGAAGTGCTCTCGGAGTTCACTGACTTTACGCACGACAAGAAGTACAATGACAATCTGACTTTTTACTTAGTCTTGGCTTTGGCTGTAgtctcatttttttttattgtgtccATCATAGCCATCCTGTCAGTGAAATGCTACAGATGGAGACGTGAGCGCATGTTTTACAAATCCAACGGGAATCTCCCAGTTATTCCGTATTACCCGCCCCTTTACGCAGACGTTGGAGGAACAGGTACTCTGAGACACGTGTATAATTACGAGGTGTGTGGAACCACTGACTCCAGAAAGAGTGATATGAAATACGTCAGACCTTACAGTCAGAGCGTCATTAGTCTGGACGGAACACAGACTCTCCCCCACGCGCAGAGGGACACACTGATCAGTGATGATGAGGATAACCAGGTAAGCATGATCAATCGACTCTCATAACCTCCGAATATTAACGATGTCACTGTTTTTCGTTTCATAATCTTACACTTCAATGATTTCACAAGCAAATCTTTTTTTGGTTCGTTGCCCTGATTATTTTCCAAATATTGTGTAGTTGGCTTCACACTTGAACGTCTGAATTGTGATTCCTATGGATTGCTTTACTCCAATTATCTTATTGGCAGCTTTCCGTTATGATCATGCTTGTATTGCGCATTCAGTGATAGTATATAATGGTCTACTTGTAACAAGCAAATAGTTCACGATCATCAGTTAATGTGTTGTGTATAAAAGCTCAAATACAATGGTGTAAAgtgcttaagtaaaaatacttttaagtattACTTcagtagtttttggggtatctttactttactataaatatttttgcctacttttactccactacattcctaaggaAAATAATGTGCTTTTAACTCCATccgttttccctgacacccaaaagtactcgttacattttgaatgcttagcaggacaggaaaatgatctaattcacacacttatcaagaaaacaaccctggtcatccctactgcctctgatctggcggactcacatgcttcgtttgtaaatgatttcTGAGAGTTGACGCGTAACCCTGGCTATCCATGAAAAAAAGAATAACTAGAAAATGTTGCATtttgctttgcttaatataaggaatttaaaatgatttatacttttacttttgatacttattaaCTAAATGTAAAACCtaatactttcagacttttactcaagtagtattttactgggtgactttcacttttacgtgagtcattttctattaaggtatctttacttttactcaagtatgacagttgggtactttttgcACCACTGCTTAAATATAAGGTAAATGGTCACTGTTATCATCCATTTTTAATAGTGTATATGTATTGGGGTGTGGATATGCGTATATTACGCATGGTTGGAGAGCATATGTGTTTTGCATATTATGTGTGTACTTTACACTCCTGAACTCAGAGGGACGCTGTTGGTCAGTGTGTTGCAGTTTTAGAGCAGATTTGCAGCAGTACCTCCCCCATCATCTCGAtatattagagagagaaagagccgcACGCAGTCCGGGTTATAGAGAACACTAAGCACGGAGACACCAGCCTGAGATTCTTTTGTTCCAAAGTGGTGGACTTGGGGCACATCTTCCTTGGATTTTTTATACCACGAAAGCTAATGGAATTTTACAGAATTACTTACGGATTATAACGTGT
Coding sequences within it:
- the LOC115173703 gene encoding protocadherin gamma-A11 isoform X17, producing the protein MSDRTMTRQVLLFISVLSLSSVHGQVSYSIPEEMAKGSLVGNIAQDLGLDIKRLKSGKARIYTGDSAEYIELNKERGVLLIKERIDREALCGQTTPCALDFQIILENPMEFYSITIEVTDVNDNAPVFIKSEIKFRISESAVTGAKFALERAMDLDVGINGLQSYSLKPTNNFILKLQNQPDGGKTVEMVLQKPLDREKQDQLSLILTAIDGGEPQMSGTVQIHITVLDANDNAPVFTQAIYKATLRENSPKGTVLISVSASDSDQGSNSKIRYSISNSQDGNHELFEINEDNGGVRLVGNIDYEKARQYQIHVQAGDDGGLTDSCKIMVDVVDENDNKPAINVMSKSSVISEDINAGTVVTMINIQDPDSSENGIVQCAINENIPFIMKSTSVNFFTVVTDSDLDRERDSEYNISVTCSDEGVPSLSSSVTLTLQISDVNDNAPVFERSSYEAYIIENNTPGLSIFTVKARDADWNQNARVSYILEDSSVNGVPVSSYVSVSADSGVIHAVRSFDYEQIKDFQFRVKAQDGGSPPLSSNVTVKIMIQDQNDNAPQVLYPVQTSSSLVAEMVPRSADVGYLVTKVVAVDVDSGQNAWLSYKLQKATDRALFEVGLQNGEIRTIRQVNDKDAVKQRLTVVVEDNGQPSRSATVNVNVAVADSFPEVLSEFTDFTHDKKYNDNLTFYLVLALAVVSFFFIVSIIAILSVKCYRWRRERMFYKSNGNLPVIPYYPPLYADVGGTGTLRHVYNYEVCGTTDSRKSDMKYVRPYSQSVISLDGTQTLPHAQRDTLISDDEDNQQKPPNADWRFTQGQRPGPSGAGGPPEMAMGTGPWPNPPTEAEQLQALMAAANEVSEATATLGPGTMGLSTRYSPQFTLQHVPDYRQNVYIPGSTATLTSNPQQQQQQQQQMLMQQQMAAQHQALQAQPSEAAAQPEPPKAAQTPASKKKSTKKEKK